One Electrophorus electricus isolate fEleEle1 chromosome 10, fEleEle1.pri, whole genome shotgun sequence genomic region harbors:
- the itprid1 gene encoding uncharacterized protein itprid1 isoform X2 has protein sequence MYRFPSPRCCEMAADHVADKRARLLASRTRWSDRTAVQPFISPSTEEHNQNSVQQWLLSLCEEDAKPEIVQEAPGQHLKKIGSSEDDLALGVEASLYGKPTAKTIQGYLRYFVARPPLPRWSSLISAFSNQSESLSVMDVLNLWQDDPEELLLDLGFGVEEPDITVRIPARFINHQSKARGIDIQLFLEAQKNRIDIENPDVRNRFRQLEVLQQVTTAFSSLVGGSAQGADRPMEPPVSAETRERRRRLGMLLRKASKKTLSQLPSSQDQQPLSPPMVGPATSPDLPADPPLDRRSPMKRAKQCPPDSASLSPLAEEQGSVPEAAAPTTSFPLPQKKNSNLKGGREVQSFASPLTYTQKSRREMAESFELEEIQSFDEGSIAGSPDPSGSGRACLHQVSSCVVRTNSCQSDSSGFLEEPCVPAVLQHPSPGPDSDLMKVLSAISGDGTDNQQRSVDQQEIEFSSSDQQSPGRLLKHTDSSITDSNTDPAMEPAPNEPLMREGETAESLLQEDDQTDCLVYMDVVQKDIAHEDVGKSNLAQGDPVSSPPAMALEGDSQTEILKSDHTVLNMWSSTTHEDANMETENVADPSTEPTEVNNVGWCLGCSVSVQMQTGLASVSQRSLRKGMSHNSSLDHIPISDVQPEREASSLRSVSYGAVDNLSNPTHCTTPPLPELPAPLPHMRHSQESPEEIRSFRLRSPAQVGGLSYEEDELSKGTLWAGSPCCCSCDHNCRCCCQNWARPLQSSASQNRPHKAASLPYSLDELEDMMRCMRRFWRVLSEIEERLEEEQASVLSSMSDAYRAEVREVLELRAAVKQEAGMLEQQLTDLAHAYDDSIKMKLNRLLDEQSHLYSQLSITSSDTPLTGHTPTRSVGIQCCLLPVMNNTQSFLSQGPTNDTNYAQDSGWSPNSKGDKLDFVGFIKSLKDLSIGNDSLE, from the exons ATGTACAGGTTTCCATCACCTAGATGTTGTG AAATGGCTGCAGATCATGTGGCTGACAAAAGGGCAAGACTCCTGGCCTCCAGAACCAGGTGGAGTGACAGAACAGCTGTGCAGCCATTCATCAGCCCTAGTACAG AAGAGCATAATCAAAATAGTGTTCAGCAatggctcctctctctctgcga GGAAGATGCTAAACCAGAAATTGTCCAGGAAGCTCCAG GTCAGCATCTGAAGAAGATAGGCAGTTCTGAAGATGACTTAGCACTAGGCGTAGAAG CTTCTTTATATGGTAAACCTACTGCAAAGACTATACAGGGATATCTGAG GTATTTTGTCGCAAGACCTCCTCTGCCCAGGTGGAGTAGCCTGATATCTGCATTCTCAAATCAGTCTGAGTCATTGAG TGTCATGGATGTGCTGAACCTCTGGCAGGATGACCCAGAGGAACTTCTGCTGGACCTGGGCTTTGGAGTTGAGGAGCCTGACATCACGGTGAGGATCCCAGCCCGCTTTATCAACCATCAGTCCAAGGCCCGTGGCATTGACATCCAGCTCTTCCTGGAAGCACAGAAGAACCGCATAGATATAGAGAATCCAGACGTCAGAA ATCGGTTTAGACAGCTGGAGGTTTTACAGCAGGTTACTACAGCCTTTAGCTCTCTGGTCGGAGGCTCTGCTCAGGGTGCGGACAGACCTATGGAGCCTCCCGTCTCGGCAGAAaccagggagaggaggaggcggCTTGGCATGCTCCTACGCAAGGCCTCCAAGAAGACCCTGAGCCAATTGCCCTCATCCCAAGACCAGCAGCCGCTCTCCCCTCCCATGGTGGGGCCGGCCACCAGCCCAGACCTGCCTGCAGATCCTCCGCTTGACAGGCGGTCCCCTATGAAACGTGCCAAGCAGTGTCCTCCAGACAGTGCCAGCCTGAGCCCTCTGGCAGAGGAGCAGGGATCTGTCCCAGAAGCAGCGGCTCCCACCACATCCTTCCCGTTGCCTCAGAAGAAGAACAGCAATCttaagggaggcagagaggtgcAGAGCTTCGCCTCccccctcacatacacacagaagagTCGCAGAGAGATGGCAGAGTCTTTTGAGCTGGAAGAG ATCCAGAGCTTTGATGAGGGAAGCATAGCAGGCAGCCCTGATCCCTCAG GAAGCGGACGAGCATGCCTCCACCAGGTCAGCTCATGTGTTGTGAGGACTAACAGTTGTCAGTCAGACAGCAGTGGATTTCTGGAGGAGCCGTGTGTTCCTGCAGTCTTACAGCACCCCAGCCCTGGCCCTGACTCTGACCTCATGAAG gtgctCAGTGCCATTTCAGGAGATGGTACAGACAATCAGCAGAGGAGTGTAGACCAGCAGGAGATAGAGTTTAGCTCTTCAGATCAGCAGAGCCCTGGGAGGCTGCTTAAACACACAGATTCCTCTATAACAGACTCTAATACAGATCCAGCAATGGAACCTGCACCCAACGAGCCACtgatgagagaaggagagactgCAGAGAGTCTTTTACAGGAGGATGATCAAACAGACTGTTTGGTATATATGGATGTTGTGCAGAAGGACATTGCTCATGAAGATGTGGGGAAAAGCAATTTAGCACAGGGGGACCCAGTGAGTTCACCTCCTGCTATGGCATTGGAAGGTGATTCTCAGACAGAAATACTGAAATCAGACCATACTGTGCTTAACATGTGGTCATCCACCACTCATGAGGATGCTAATATGGAAACAGAAAATGTAGCGGATCCTTCCACAGAGCCCACTGAGGTCAATAATGTGGGATGGTGCTTGGGATGCTCGGTCTCTGTGCAGATGCAAACGGGCCTGGCCTCTGTCTCCCAGAGGTCCCTGAGAAAAGGCATGAGTCACAACTCCTCTCTTGATCACATCCCCATCAGCGATGTCCAGCCTGAAAGAGAGGCGTCGTCCCTTAGGTCAGTGTCATATGGTGCTGTGGACAACCtctcaaaccccacccactgcaCCACCCCTCCTCTACCCGAGCTGCCGGCACCACTGCCTCACATGAGGCACTCCCAGGAGAGTCCGGAGGAGATCCGAAGCTTCCGGCTGCGCTCGCCAGCCCAGGTCGGGGGTCTATCATATGAGGAGGATGAACTCTCGAAGGGGACACTTTGGGCAGGCTCACCATGCTGCTGCTCCTGCGACCACAACTGCCGCTGCTGTTGCCAGAACTGGGCCCGGCCGCTGCAGAGTTCTGCCAGCCAGAACCGGCCACACAAAGCTGCCAGTCTGCCT TATTCTTTGGATGAATTGGAGGACATGATGAGATGCATGAGGAGGTTCTGGAGGGTGCTGTCAGAGATCGAGGAGAGGCTGGAGGAAGAGCAGGCATCTGTGCTCAGCTCCATGTCAGACGCATACAG AGCAGAGGTGCGGGAGGTGCTGGAGCTGAGGGCAGCAGTTAAACAGGAAGCAGGGATGTTGGAACAGCAGCTCACTGATCTGGCCCATGCCTATGATGATAGCATCAAAATG aagTTGAACAGACTACTGGATGAGCAGTCCCACCTGTACTCTCAGCTGAGCATTACTTCCTCAGACACACCCCTTACAGGCCACACCCCTACAAGAAGTGTGGGCATTCAGTGCTGCCTGCTCCCTGTGATGAACAACACACAGTCATTCCTCTCTCAAGGACCTACCAATGACACAAATTATGCCCAAGACAGTGGGTGGAGCCCCAACAGCAAGGGTGACAAGCTCGACTTTGTAGGATTTATCAAAAGT TTAAAGGATTTATCCATTGGTAATGATTCACTGGAATGA